Genomic segment of Nostoc sp. TCL240-02:
CACCAAGTCGTTTGGGTGAACTCGCCAAACTGTTTTTTAAACTTGGCGTTATCGGCTTTGGGGGCCCGGTTGCCCATATTGCCATGATTGAAGATGAAGTGGTTAAGCGTCGTCAGTGGTTGACAAGGGAGCATTTTCTGGATTTGCTGGGCGCAACTAACCTAATTCCTGGGCCAAATTCCACAGAAATGGCTATCCATATAGGATACATCTATGCAGGTTGGCTGGGGCTGATTGTCTCAGGTGTTTGTTTTGTCTTACCTGCGGTTCTAATTACTGGGGGGTTTGCTTGGGTTTATGTTGCCTACGGCACTTTACCTCAAGTAGCTCCCCTCCTTTATGGCATTAAACCGGCTGTTTTAGCAATCATCATCAATGCCCTCTGGGGCTTGGCAAAAAAGGCTGTGAAAACTCGCCAATTGTTGGTAATTGCTTTGGCTGTTGCATTAATAACATTATTATTCAAATTAAATGAAGTAATTGCCCTATTAGTTGGGGGATTGCTGGGTATGGTTTGGTTACATTCTGGTGATAAAAACGACAAGCCAGGAGATAAAGCCAACTTTCTCATTGCTAGTCTTACCACAGGCGCGACTTTAAAGGCATCAACAGTTGTTGCTGCATCGGTAGCTACCGCATCTACTGCAACCAACGTTTCTCTATGGCAGTTAGGTTGGTTTTTTCTGAAAGTCGGTAGTGTGTTGTTTGGTGGTGGCTACCTTTTGGTAGCTTTTCTCCAAGGAGGATTAGTTCAAGAATATGGCTGGCTGACACAACAGCAGTTACTAGATGCGATCGCAATTGGTCAATTTACTCCCGGGCCAGTACTTTCCACTGCTACATTTATTGGATATATCATTGCTGGCATCCCTGGCGCAATCGTTGCCACAATCGGAATTTTTCTACCTTCTTTTGTTTTCGTTGCTGCCCTGAATCCCTTAATTCCCCGCTTACGGGCCTCTTCTTGGACTAGAGCATTTTTGGATGCTGTGAATGTTAGTGCTGTAGCGCTAATGGTTGTTACCACCCTGCAACTGGGGGCAGCCACCTTAAGATTACCACAAGCTCCATTTGTAGATTTTCTCGGCTTGGCGATCGCGATCGTCTCAGCTATTTTAGCTATTCGTTTCCGCATCAATGCTGCATGGCTAGTTTTTGGTAGCGCTTTTATTGGATGGGGCGTTACACTCTTGGGCTACACTCGTTGAAATTGCATATTTTATCAAAACAGAATTCTGGAATCATACGATTTCTTGGTGAGGCTGCGCCAAATTTTCTTAGCTTCTTTTTTCTTTTTGTCCTTCTCTAACGAGACGCTGCGCGTAGCTTGCTTCTCCGTAGGAGTATGCGACCTTTGCGGTTCGTTCCTCACATAGTTTGGCGCATCTTCATACAGAATTAGTATCATGACCTTCGCCAGAGCTTCTTAAACAAGACAAAAATATAGATATACTAAATCTTGCTTTCAAAGTATTTTCATGTGATAATCACCATTAACTCCGGTAATTTAGTAAAGTTACAGTAGTTTTTCGATAGTTGAACAATTAAGTTTTTATCTGTTTAGAGACTATAAGCATGGTAGTAGACATACCAGTTTCTAGCTTAAGGGGTGCTATCTAGAAAAAGTTTGCTACTTTGTGTAGTAGCAGACATCATATTTGAGGTTGAAATTATAAATATTTAAAGATAAATTATTTGTGCCAATTTTTATCTATAACTTCCATTCCATAATCTAAATTTTTCAAGGTGAAATATGTCAATTCAAAACACCGTATCTAATTGGGAAGAACTATTAGAAATTGCTCAAAAAAGTACCCCAGCTCGACGAGTGCGTAGACCAGGGAAATCCCCCTCCACCGCTCCTATTCCTAGCAGCCTTCATAAACTACCACCAGATACAGAACCGCCAGTATTGCTCTACCGCGATACTAACTCTTGGTGTCCATTTTGCGAACGGGTTTGGTTTGCTCTTGAAGAAAAAGAAATTCCCTTTGCAACGGAGTTTATCGACTTGACTAACAAGCCTAAATGGTATACAGATTTAGTTCCTACAACCCTTGTTCCGGCTGCCAGAATTGAAGGAAAGTTAGTCTATGAATCCAAGGATATTCTGTTAGCATTAGAAGAACGATTTGGTTCAACTTTGCTTCCTGAAGACCCAGAGGAAAACGCAGTTGCTAGGCAGTGGCTTGAAGAAGCTGAAACCAATGGTGTGAGAGATATCGCTTACAAATTTCTCCGACAAGCCCCGGAAGATCCTCATGAATTAGCAAGCTTACAGACAGCTTTTGAAGCTAAATTAGACGAACTTGAGCAACTTCTAGGAAAGTATTCTGGCCCCTACTTTTTGTCAACATTTAGCGTGGTAGATATTACCTATAGCCCCCATTTAGATCGCTTGGCGGCTAACTTACCTGTTTATCGGGGATATCACCTCAAGGGAAATCCTCGGTATCCTCGCATCAACGCTTGGTTTGAAGCACTCAAACAGCGTCCTGCTTATCACCGCGTCAAATCCGATGATACCACCAACAATTTACTTTTGCGTCGCCGATGGGGTGTGATACCAATCAGCAATCCTTTGCCCCCAGATCCAGCAATTAGCCAGGAAATCCAATTTAGGGCAGAGGCGGCTGAGAGATTGGCTGATAACCGAGAAGTTGCTTTAGGAGACATCCTGAAAAACTCCGGTGTGCAAGCATTGGCGGTTAATGGCGACACAACAGCCGTTAAAGAAGCGGTTGATTTCCACCTCAGATTGCTGGCTGACTATCTGATTAATGGCAACGGTGCAGCATTACCGTGGGGGCGCGTGGGCGGCAAAGACAACGCCGATCCGAATGTGGCTGCGGTTGGAGCCATTACACTCGCTTATGTGAGAAATCGGATCTGTGCGCCACGGGATATGAGCGCTGGTGCAGCAACTGCATTCCGGGCAGCAGCAGATAAGGTGTTGGCATCTCTTTATTAGCGATCGCTACCGACAGGTTAAGATCCGATCTCGCATAGTGGTAGTCTGGAATTTATTTTTTATATTTTTAATGTTTCCGTAACTACCAAATTGCTATAGGACTCATATTTGATTCCGTGAAAAAACTCCGTACAACTCAAAAAGCCTTCTTTCCTATTACCTATTGCCTCTTGCCTTCCCACGCAAGTAAATATGGCTACGCCACGCTGCGTGAACAAAAATCAAAGCGGATTCCTATAACGCTCAGACTTTAATAACTTTTGCAAGATGTCTATTACTTCAAAGGTAGAAAAATTTGTAAAGTTGTCTCTTTTTTTACTACACTTCTGAGACTAATATGGCCACCGTGAGATTGAATTATTTGTTGAGCAATAGCTAACCCTAAACCGAATCCTCCGGTTTTGCGAGAGCGTTTCTTATCTACCCGATAAAATCGCTCAAATATATATGGTAAATCATTTTTGGGAATCCCAATTCCATTATCTATAACTTGAATTACAGCAGAATGAGACTGAGTAAATAAGTGCAACTGCACTTGTCCTCCAGCAGGAGTATATTTACAAGCATTATTAACTAAATTTACAACTGCTTGATAAAGCAAGTTAGCATCACCAAGCACAGTTACACTGTTATTAGGCAATTTAGAAATTAAACTAATATGTTGTGCATCTTGGTGTGTGACATAATCATTTTTTATCTGTACAAGTAAACTCTTGAGGTCAATTTCTTTTAGCGATTCGGTGGGTAATTGACCTTGAGAACGTGCTAAAAACAGCAGATTAGTCACCAGAATACTCATTGACTGGCCGATATCAAATTATTCTACCTATGGTATTGCTAGGAATTGCCTTTTGGACTGGTAGTGATTTGTTAACAAAAAAAATATTAGGATTCTCTTATAGGACGCTGGATAAGTTGCAAGCTGATACACTGCCACAAGTCGAGCTAACACTTAATTTTACAGTGGTTGATATGAAAGTAGAGAAAGAGCAAAAATTTACTCAAGTAAAGATTAAAACAGCAAACTCTCTGCTAAAAAGGTTAGAAATTGAAATTCCTAATTCCAAATTTCCAGAAGTAGCGATCGCACAAAAGTTTGGACTATATCCTCAACAACAAGAACTGATGCTTAATCAACAAATACAAGTAAAAATTCCTGTGACTTTAAAAGTAATCAAAGCTGAAATTGAAAAAAAGCAAGGACTTAGCTTTATTGAGGTTAGAACCGCTAATAATACTCTACGGAAGTTGGATTTTGTTTTACCAGTAACTGAGATTAATATGGTAGAAGCAATGACTGCTAAGTTACTAAATTTATCTCCTGAAGAAGTCAGAAAGCTAATACGGTATCAAGTTCAAAATCAATCTTGGTTAAAACCTAAAATAAAGAAAGCCGCTAAAACTGAAATAATTTAAAATACCAATAACGAGTAAATTAGTAGAGACATATTAGTCAATACAGTTCAGATAAGACTAAAACATTTGTAGAGACGGCGATTTATCGCGTCTCTTTGAACCGTATTGACATATTAGTATGGGGGCGCAAAGTGCAATTTCGCCTTTCTACTAAAGTTGATTCCGCGCTTTGAGTTGCAGATATCGCTCAACTACCTGATCGGCAATTTGATTTGCTGGTGCATCTAGTACTAATACACCTTTTTGTTTCAATTGAGCGAATGCTACTTGTCTTTGCATTAATAAATCGAGTGCGACTGCACGGGCATAAGCTTCTGTAACATTATCTGTAAAAGTGTGTGCCAAATGGTCAACTTGTGGATCTCGCAAAGTAACACAAAATGGCAGATAGCGAGGCGCTAATTTGGAGAGTGCAGCCAAGAGTTCCGTAGAGGCGGTGACATCAACTAAGTCGGTAATTACGACTACAAGCGCCCTCCGAGTTTGTCGCTGTAAAACATTTGTTACCGCCCCTAAATAATCAGATTCAAATAAGACTGGTTGAATTGGAGTTAGGCGATCTATTAGCTGATTTAAATGATGTTGACCACGTTCTGGGGGAATCCATGTGTGCATTTGGCGGTCAAATACACCAACACCAACGCGATCGCCTCGATGTAACCCCGCCAATGCTAAGGATAAGGTTGCATTCAAACCCCAGTCAAATCGCTGTAAATTCTGCACCTTTGCGGTCATCAATCGTCCGCGATCGAGCAAGATGAGTAAAGTTTGTTCCTGTTCTGGTTCTAAGACCCTCACCAGTGGCGTTGCATTCCCATAAGCCCCAACCCGACGGGCGGTAGCCTTCCAATCAATAAACCGCAAATCGTCACCAGTGCGATAGTTCCGTAGTTCAGCAAACTCTGTACCAATACCAGTTTTACGAGATTGTCGCATTGATCCTGATGATTGCAATGTTAAACGAATTGTGAGCGATCGCAATCCCACCAAATCAGGATAAACTTTCACTGGCAAACTTTGGGAAATTTGCCAATCATCCCAAGCTAATCCCCAAATTCCCAACTGTCGGACTTGAATATTTCCCCAAGGGAACTCGCCGCGCTGTGTTGGATTGACAGTATATGTCAATTCTTGGGTGGTATTACTAGGAATAATTGCCCGGTGTGTGAGTGTTGATACACCAAATCCTGTTGGGTAGTAATCGCAGATTTCAATTAAGGCGTTGGTATTCGGCGATGTTACTTTTAGGATGACTGGATTATCCCGCCCAATGGATAATCGGGATGGCAATTCGCGGGTAATTTGCACGCGAGAACGCCGCACCTGTAAGCCATCTGCAACCATCAATCCGAGAATTATGGCATCAAATAGCACAATAATGGCAATCGCTGTTTTAATGCTAAGAAAAAGGCATAGGATCGGGGCGATCGCTATACCTAAAACTAGCAACAAATAAACTCGTTTGGAAGGAAGCATTTTAGAACTTAGGAGAATGACGATTAGTTTAACCTACGTCATCATGGGCAAAGCGGTTAAAGAGGAAATCCAGAGCATAATTACGTAGTTGGTAGTATTGGGGATCTTCCATGATGCGGGCGCGATCGCGGGGACGAGAAAAGGGAATTTCCATGACTTCGCCAATTTTTGCGTGTGGGCCATTGGTCATCATTACCAATTTATCTGCCAAAAATAGTGCTTCGTCGATATCATGGGTAATCATCAGTACTGTACAACGGTTATCGCCCCAAATTTTCAGCAATTCTTCTTGTAATTCTTCTTTGGTGATGGCATCCAGCGCTCCAAAGGGTTCATCTAAAATTAAGACTTTGGGACGAATCGCCAAAGCACGGGCGATGGAAACCCGTTGTCTCATCCCCCCGGACATTTGCATTGGTTTCTTTTCCATTGCATCAGCCAGTCCCACCATTGCTAAATGATCGCGCACGATCGCTCTTTTTTCAGCTTGTGGTTTGTTGGGATAAACGGCGTTAACAGCTAAATAGATGTTTTCAAAAGCAGTCCGCCACGGTAGCAGGGCATAGTTTTGGAAGACAACCATCCTGTCTGGGCCTGGTTTGGTAATTGGTTCTCCTTCGAGTAAGACTTCGCCGGAGGTGGGAAAGTTAAAACCGGATACCATATTTAGTAGTGTCGATTTGCCACAGCCGGAGTGGCCGATAACGCAAATAAATTCGCCTTGTTCGACGTTGAGGTTAACGCCGTCGAGTACGGTGAAGGGGCCTTTTTTTGTGGGGTAGACTTTGGTAACGTCTTTAATTTCTAGGAAAGGTCTGCGGGTGGTGGTTGCAGAGGATAATGGTTTTCCTATTGTGTTTGTAGCTGTAAAGTTGCGGTTTTGCATGGTATTTGGGGTTTAAAATGCTTAATGTACGCGATGTGCAACTGAATATTCTGACCTCTCTCTAAACCTCTCCCCTAGAAGGGTCTACGGTGTACACATATCTCTGTACCAAACCAAAGTCGTGTAGATCCTCCTAAATCCTCCTTAAAAAGGAGGACTTTGAGAGGTTTTTGCCCCCCTTTTTAAGGGGGGTTGGGGGGATCAAAAGCTTGGAGTCCACTCTCAAAGACTTGTGTGTACACCGTAGCTAGAAGGGGGTAAGGGGTTGGATTTTTTGTTGGTTTTTCCAAATGACATGAAAAGTCAAATCATAATGGAGTTCAGAAGCTCATTAACGGAGTTCAAAGGCTCATTAATGAAGTTTAGAGGCTCATTAATGGAGTTCAAAAGCTCATTAATGGAGTTCAAAAGCTCATTAATGGAGTTCAGAGGTTCATTAATGAAGTTCAAAAGCTCATTAATGGAGTTCAGAGGTTCATTAATGAAGTTCAGAGGCTCATTAATGGAGTTCAGAGGCTCATTAATGGAGTTCAGAGGCTCATTAATGGAGTTCAAAGACTCGTGCGTGATATCCTACTTCTCCCACTCCCTCTTTCTGTCACCAGTTTTTTATGACGCGAGTTTTCTTCTTGGTGCATCAAGAACAACTTCGGCGACTGAAAAATCACGTTTAATTGTCAAACTGTTGAGATAGGCGATCGGCTCGTCGGCGTTAAAGGGAGTACCATCAAAGAGTTTGATCGGTTGGCGAATATAGCTAATATCCAAACCTAATTCTCGTGCGGCGGTACTGAAAACACGCACTCGACAAACCCGTTCCACAACTTCTACCCAATTTCTGGGGAAGGGAGTGTCACCCCAACGCGCCAATTGACTCATAATCCAAATTTGTTCGGTGCGGCTGGGGCGGTTAATGGCAGATTCAGAATAAAACTGGTGATGAGCATAGTCTCGTAAGGGATGATCTAAGCTACAGACATTATTATCTGGATCTTCGAGTTGAATGTATTCTAAATCTGTACTAACATAATCTCGCCCTGCTAAAATTTGCCGAATTTCTTGGGCATTGTCGGGATTTGCACAATACTGGCAAGCTTCTAATAAAGCTTTGGTTAAAGCAATGTGCGTATTTGGATAGGTTTCTGCCCAATTTTCCCGCACACCAAGAACTTTACCGGGGTGTCCCAACCAAACTTCTAAGTCGGTAGCAATGGTAAAGCCGACACCTTCCACAGCAGCGCGGTAGTTCCAAGGTTCGCCCACGCAGTACCCATCAATGCTTCCGGCTTTTAAGTCGGCTACCATCTGCGCTGGAGGAATGGTCTTCATATCCACATCGCAATCGGGGTCAATTCCACCAGCCGCTAGCCAGTAACGCAGCAACAAGTTGTGCATAGATGCGGGATGTACTACCCCCATTGTGTGCCTTTGTTCGCGGGTGCGAAGCAGATATCTTTTGAAATCTGATAAGGTTTGCACGCCTTGGTCGTAAAAGTGTTTTGCCAAGGTGATGGCGTTACCGTTGCGAGTCATGGTTAGGGCGGTAACAACAGGCAGAGGTTGGTTATTATGTCCTCCCAAAGTTAACCACATTGGCATCCCGGAAGGCATTTGAGCCGCATCCAAATAACCGCCGCTTATGCCATCGACGATACCCCGCCAGTTGCTTTCGCGCACAAGGTTAACTTCATCTAAACCATGCTTGGCAAAGAAACCTTTTTCTTTAGCAACTGCTAAGGGGGCGCAAGCTGTTAGAGGTAAAAAGCCAATTTCTAGGTTAACTTTTTCTAATCCATGACGGGCTATGTCGGCAGTTTTCCGCGCCCGAATTTTCTTGATGCGTTTTTGCTGATTGAGGAAGTAAATCATCTCACTCCGCAAGCTGTAGTAGCTAGGATGTTCTACTACTTCCATCCGCTTGCGGGGTCTGGGAATATCTACTTCTAAAATGTCACCAATTTTAGATTCGGGGCCGTTGGTTAGCATCACGATTCTGTCAGATAACAGCACCGCTTCATCGACATCATGTGTCACCATCACGGCGGTAACTTGATTTTCTTCGCAGATTTGCATCAGTTGTTCTTGCAAATTGCCGCGTGTGAGGGCATCTAACGCACCAAAGGGTTCATCTAGCAAGAGTAATTTGGGGCGAATTGCTAGGGCGCGGGCGATCGCAACTCGTTGCTTTTGTCCACCTGATAACATCCCCGGCTGTTTGTCAGCATGGGGACGCAAACCCACCATATCAATATGTTTTTCGATAATGGCGTTGCGTTCCTCGGCGGATATACCCCTCATTACCGAGTCTACAGCGAGGGCAATATTTTCTCTTACCGTTCGCCAAGGTAATAGCGAATAATTTTGGAACACCACCATTCTATCTGGGCCAGGTTTGGTGATCCTCTGTCCTTCTAAGGTGACAAGACCCTCGGTTGGCAAATCCAAACCCGCAATCATATTTAATAGAGTGGATTTACCGCAACCGGAGTGACCAATTAAAGAAACGAATTCTCCTTTTTTAATTTGGAGGTCGATTCCTTTAAGGGCGATATATTTGCCACCACCAGTTAATTCAAAAACTTTTTCAATTTGATCGACAGCTACGAACATAGGGGATTAGGGATTAGGGATTAGGGATTGGGGATTGGGGATTGGGGATTGGGGATTAGGGATTGGGGATTGGGGATTGGGGATTGGGGATTGGGGATTGGGGATTGGGGATTGGGGATTAGGAGTTGGGAATTAGGAATTGGGAATTAAGAAAATTCTTTCCCAGTCCCCAGTCCCCAGTCCCTATTTCTGCTCTGCTGGTAAAATCTTGTTTTGCAGCCAACCCATCGCTTTATCTAGGAGTAAACCAACGACACCGATATAAACTAGAGCTAAAATAACTTCGCTGACGTTGTTATTTTGATAGGCATCCCAGATAAAAAAGCCAATTCCGACAATACCGGACATGACGATTTCGGCGGCGATAATGGCTAACCAAGCTAAACCGATCGCAATTCTCAAACCGGTAAATATGTAGGGTAATGCCGCCGGAATCAAAATATTAGTGAAATATTCTTTGCGGCTAAGTTGCAGAACTTTGGCGACATTGTTGTAATCTTGGGGAATTTGGGTAACGCCGACAGCAGTGTTAATTAAGATGGGCCAAATCGCAGTAATGAAAATTACGAATAAGGCGGCTGGTTCGTTTTGTCGTAAAGCTGCTAAAGAAATCGGAACCCAAGCTAGAGGCGGTACAGTCCGCAGTAGTTGAAAGATCGGATCTAAAGCTTTAGACATGGTTTTATTGACACCAATCAAAACGCCCAAGCCAATACCAACGATCGCAGCTAGGGTATAACTGATCGCAACCCGTTTCAGACTGGCGAGAATCTGCCAAAATAAACCTTTATCCAGCCCACCCCGGTCATAAAATGGCCAAAAAATGAGAACCCAAGTATCTTGAACAACCTGTATTGGCCCTGGTAATGTAGCGCCCGGAGTCCAAGCGAAAAGTTGCCAGAGAACGAGGAAGATTGCGATCGCGATCGCTGGTGGTATCAGATTAGGAAATTGCTTTTGCAAACCGGATATAAAGCTATTATTCAATCTAGGGCTTGCAGGGCGTTTTTGAGCTATTGTCATGATGCTGGATTCTCCTCAAATTTTATTTTTTATTTGTTTTAGACGCGATGAATCGCGTCTCTACAAGAGTTTAATCGTGCCTCTAAATACTGACTTTTTTGATTTTCAAATTATTCAAATATTCTTCTGGCTTTTCGGGGTCGAATTTGATGCCATCAAAAAACTCTTCTACACCACGGGATGTATTTGTGGGAATATCAGCAGCAGGAATCCCAGCTTCTTTGGCAGCTTCTTTCCAAATATCTTCGCGGTTGACTTTGTTAATCAGTTCCTTAGCCTTGGCAGCATTATTGGCAATATAATCTTTTGGCAAGAATCCCCAGCGAACGTTTTCAACTATGAACCATAAATCGTGACTCTTATATGGATAGGAAACACTACCTTTTTCATCTTTCCAGTAGTAAGCCGCCATTGATTTATCATCAATTTTGCGACCATCACCCATGTCATATTTACCTTGGTATGGCTCGGCTAATATTTCCGGTGAAGGAAGATTGAAATAATTCCGTCCAGCGAGAATTTTAGCGGCTTCTTTGCGATTATCAAAATTATCTAACCATTGTTGGGCTTCCATAATTCCTTTTAAAATCGCTTTGGTAGCTTTAGGATTTTTATCAACCCAGTCGCCTCTCATGGCGAGATATTCTTCAGGATGATTTTTCCAAATCTCTGCGGTTAATGCTGCTAAGTAGCCGATTTTGTCTTGCACCAGACGATATGGCCAGGGGTCGCCTGTACTAAAGGCATCCATTGTTCCTGTTTTCATGTTGGCTACAGTTTGCGCCGCAGGTACTGTGAGCAACTTGACATCTGCATCTGGATCTAAGCCGCCTGCTGCTAACCAGTAGCGAATCCACAAATCTTGGTTGACGTGGGGAAAGGTAAATGCAGCTGTGAAGGGTGTTGAAGATTTTAATTCCTTCAGCAAAGACTTAGCGCTGGCGAGTTGTAAACTAATACCTTTGCCTTGGTGCTTGTTTGCGATCGCAATTCCATTCCCATGTGTAATCAATTGACATAAGACATACATGGGAATTTTTTTATTTCCCTTGGTAATTAAACCTTCTGAAATTAA
This window contains:
- the chrA gene encoding chromate efflux transporter, translated to MTNSAPSRLGELAKLFFKLGVIGFGGPVAHIAMIEDEVVKRRQWLTREHFLDLLGATNLIPGPNSTEMAIHIGYIYAGWLGLIVSGVCFVLPAVLITGGFAWVYVAYGTLPQVAPLLYGIKPAVLAIIINALWGLAKKAVKTRQLLVIALAVALITLLFKLNEVIALLVGGLLGMVWLHSGDKNDKPGDKANFLIASLTTGATLKASTVVAASVATASTATNVSLWQLGWFFLKVGSVLFGGGYLLVAFLQGGLVQEYGWLTQQQLLDAIAIGQFTPGPVLSTATFIGYIIAGIPGAIVATIGIFLPSFVFVAALNPLIPRLRASSWTRAFLDAVNVSAVALMVVTTLQLGAATLRLPQAPFVDFLGLAIAIVSAILAIRFRINAAWLVFGSAFIGWGVTLLGYTR
- a CDS encoding glutathione S-transferase family protein, whose product is MSIQNTVSNWEELLEIAQKSTPARRVRRPGKSPSTAPIPSSLHKLPPDTEPPVLLYRDTNSWCPFCERVWFALEEKEIPFATEFIDLTNKPKWYTDLVPTTLVPAARIEGKLVYESKDILLALEERFGSTLLPEDPEENAVARQWLEEAETNGVRDIAYKFLRQAPEDPHELASLQTAFEAKLDELEQLLGKYSGPYFLSTFSVVDITYSPHLDRLAANLPVYRGYHLKGNPRYPRINAWFEALKQRPAYHRVKSDDTTNNLLLRRRWGVIPISNPLPPDPAISQEIQFRAEAAERLADNREVALGDILKNSGVQALAVNGDTTAVKEAVDFHLRLLADYLINGNGAALPWGRVGGKDNADPNVAAVGAITLAYVRNRICAPRDMSAGAATAFRAAADKVLASLY
- a CDS encoding DUF58 domain-containing protein gives rise to the protein MLPSKRVYLLLVLGIAIAPILCLFLSIKTAIAIIVLFDAIILGLMVADGLQVRRSRVQITRELPSRLSIGRDNPVILKVTSPNTNALIEICDYYPTGFGVSTLTHRAIIPSNTTQELTYTVNPTQRGEFPWGNIQVRQLGIWGLAWDDWQISQSLPVKVYPDLVGLRSLTIRLTLQSSGSMRQSRKTGIGTEFAELRNYRTGDDLRFIDWKATARRVGAYGNATPLVRVLEPEQEQTLLILLDRGRLMTAKVQNLQRFDWGLNATLSLALAGLHRGDRVGVGVFDRQMHTWIPPERGQHHLNQLIDRLTPIQPVLFESDYLGAVTNVLQRQTRRALVVVITDLVDVTASTELLAALSKLAPRYLPFCVTLRDPQVDHLAHTFTDNVTEAYARAVALDLLMQRQVAFAQLKQKGVLVLDAPANQIADQVVERYLQLKARNQL
- a CDS encoding nitrate ABC transporter ATP-binding protein (This model describes the ATP binding subunits of ATP-binding cassette (ABC) transporters for nitrate transport, or for bicarbonate transport, in bacteria and archaea.) encodes the protein MQNRNFTATNTIGKPLSSATTTRRPFLEIKDVTKVYPTKKGPFTVLDGVNLNVEQGEFICVIGHSGCGKSTLLNMVSGFNFPTSGEVLLEGEPITKPGPDRMVVFQNYALLPWRTAFENIYLAVNAVYPNKPQAEKRAIVRDHLAMVGLADAMEKKPMQMSGGMRQRVSIARALAIRPKVLILDEPFGALDAITKEELQEELLKIWGDNRCTVLMITHDIDEALFLADKLVMMTNGPHAKIGEVMEIPFSRPRDRARIMEDPQYYQLRNYALDFLFNRFAHDDVG
- a CDS encoding nitrate ABC transporter ATP-binding protein (This model describes the ATP binding subunits of ATP-binding cassette (ABC) transporters for nitrate transport, or for bicarbonate transport, in bacteria and archaea.); the protein is MFVAVDQIEKVFELTGGGKYIALKGIDLQIKKGEFVSLIGHSGCGKSTLLNMIAGLDLPTEGLVTLEGQRITKPGPDRMVVFQNYSLLPWRTVRENIALAVDSVMRGISAEERNAIIEKHIDMVGLRPHADKQPGMLSGGQKQRVAIARALAIRPKLLLLDEPFGALDALTRGNLQEQLMQICEENQVTAVMVTHDVDEAVLLSDRIVMLTNGPESKIGDILEVDIPRPRKRMEVVEHPSYYSLRSEMIYFLNQQKRIKKIRARKTADIARHGLEKVNLEIGFLPLTACAPLAVAKEKGFFAKHGLDEVNLVRESNWRGIVDGISGGYLDAAQMPSGMPMWLTLGGHNNQPLPVVTALTMTRNGNAITLAKHFYDQGVQTLSDFKRYLLRTREQRHTMGVVHPASMHNLLLRYWLAAGGIDPDCDVDMKTIPPAQMVADLKAGSIDGYCVGEPWNYRAAVEGVGFTIATDLEVWLGHPGKVLGVRENWAETYPNTHIALTKALLEACQYCANPDNAQEIRQILAGRDYVSTDLEYIQLEDPDNNVCSLDHPLRDYAHHQFYSESAINRPSRTEQIWIMSQLARWGDTPFPRNWVEVVERVCRVRVFSTAARELGLDISYIRQPIKLFDGTPFNADEPIAYLNSLTIKRDFSVAEVVLDAPRRKLAS
- the ntrB gene encoding nitrate ABC transporter permease; translated protein: MTIAQKRPASPRLNNSFISGLQKQFPNLIPPAIAIAIFLVLWQLFAWTPGATLPGPIQVVQDTWVLIFWPFYDRGGLDKGLFWQILASLKRVAISYTLAAIVGIGLGVLIGVNKTMSKALDPIFQLLRTVPPLAWVPISLAALRQNEPAALFVIFITAIWPILINTAVGVTQIPQDYNNVAKVLQLSRKEYFTNILIPAALPYIFTGLRIAIGLAWLAIIAAEIVMSGIVGIGFFIWDAYQNNNVSEVILALVYIGVVGLLLDKAMGWLQNKILPAEQK
- a CDS encoding CmpA/NrtA family ABC transporter substrate-binding protein, whose translation is MTEFFNQISRRKFIFAAGASASAVFLKGCLGNPPDNLTGGSTQAQPTAQSVSNISPEQTPETTTVKLGYIPIVEAAPLIIAKEKGFFAKYGMTDVGLSKQASWGAARDNVEIGSTGGGIDGGQWQMPMPHLISEGLITKGNKKIPMYVLCQLITHGNGIAIANKHQGKGISLQLASAKSLLKELKSSTPFTAAFTFPHVNQDLWIRYWLAAGGLDPDADVKLLTVPAAQTVANMKTGTMDAFSTGDPWPYRLVQDKIGYLAALTAEIWKNHPEEYLAMRGDWVDKNPKATKAILKGIMEAQQWLDNFDNRKEAAKILAGRNYFNLPSPEILAEPYQGKYDMGDGRKIDDKSMAAYYWKDEKGSVSYPYKSHDLWFIVENVRWGFLPKDYIANNAAKAKELINKVNREDIWKEAAKEAGIPAADIPTNTSRGVEEFFDGIKFDPEKPEEYLNNLKIKKVSI